In Actinomadura luteofluorescens, the sequence AGGGCGCGCATCGGGGTGCCGGCGTGCACGGCCATGCCGAGCGCCTCGATGTGGCGGCGCAGCATCGCGCCGCCGCCCTCGTCGAGCTGGCGCGGCATCAGCCACGGCGCCACCTCCACGACGCCGCTGCGCAGGCCGAGGCCCTGGATCGCGCGGGCCGCCTCCAGGCCGAGCAGGCCGCCGCCGACGACGGCGCCGGTGGCCCTGCCCCGCGCGTACGCGCGGATCGCGTCCAGGTCGTCGATCGTGCGGTAGACGAAGACGCCCGGCAGGTCCGCGCCCTCGACCGGCGGGACGAACGGCGAGGACCCCGTGGCCAGGACGAGCGCGTCGTAGGGGACGGCGCGCCCCGCCGAGGTGGCGACCGTCCGGGCGGCGCGGTCGATCCCGGTGACCCGTTCCCCGGTCCGCACGGTGACGGTGCCGTCGTGCGCCGGGTAGGCGAGGTCGGCGCCCTCCAGGTGCGTCGTCAGCGCCACCCGGTCGTAGGCGGTGCGGGGCTCCTCGCCGATCACCGTGATCGTCCACGTTCCGGCGGCGTCGCGCTCGCGCACCGCCTCCACCAGGCGGTGCGCGGCCGGCCCGTGGCCGGCGACGACCAGGCGCCTGTCCGGTCTGCTGTCGGCTCCCATGGGCCCGATCCTCGGCGGCCCGCATTACCCGCAGGGATCCCCGCCGTCACCCCGGCGTTAAGTGGACCTCACAGGCGGCCCGCCCGCGAGGTTGGGCGGGCCGCCCACGCCGCACCCGCCCCGGTCGTGCACCATGGAAGGGTGACGGAGGCTGTGGAGAACGCGGCGCGGACCGGCCTGCCGATGCTGGCCGACCTCGTCTCGGACGGCGACGTGGTGGTGCTGAGCGGCGCGGGGCTGTCGACGGAGTCGGGCATTCCCGACTACCGCGGGGAGACGGGGCGGCGGCGGCGCGCGGAGCCGATGACCTACCAGGCGTTCACCGGGAGCGAGGCGGCGCGGCGCCGCTACTGGGCGCGCAGCCACCTCGGCTGGCGGCACATCGCGCGGGCCCGCCCGAACGCCGGGCACCGCGCGGTCGCCGAGCTGCAGCGGCGCGGCCTGCTGGCCGGGATCATCACCCAGAACGTCGACGGCCTCCAGCAGGCCGCGGGCGCGCGCGAGGTGATCGAGCTGCACGGCGCGCTGGACCGGGTCGTCTGCCTGTCCTGCGGCGAGCGGTCCGCGCGCGAGCGGCTGGACGAGCGGCTGCGCGAGGCCAACCCCGGCTGGACGGCCCGGGCCGAGACGATCAACCCCGACGGCGACGCCGTGCTGCGCGACGAGGCCGTCGAGACGTTCCGGATCGTGGACTGCGAGCGGTGCGGCGGCGCGCTCAAGCCCGATGTGATCTTCTTCGGGGAGAACGTGCCGCCGGGCCGCGTCGGGGACTGCTACGCGCTGACGGAGCGGGCGGGGGCGCTGCTGGTGCTGGGGTCGTCGCTGACCGTGCTGTCGGGGTACCGGTTCGTCCGGCACGCGGCGCGGCACGGCGTCCCGGTGGCGATCGTCAACCGCGGCGCGACCCGGGGCGATCCGCACGCGCTCGTCACGCTGGACGCCCCGCTCGGCGCGACCCTGGACGCGCTGGTCGCCGAGCTGCCCGCCTGAGCGGGCCCGCCCCGCCCTACCCCCCGCCCAGCAGGGAGGTCGCGGCCGGCGCCGGGGCGTGCGAGTGCCCGGGGTCCCCGGGCGGGGGCGCGCCGGTGGCCTGGGGCGGGTCGGGCAGCATGTCGCCGGTGACGAAGCCGGTGCCCTCCAGCAGCCTCATGTGGGTGCGGACGAACGTCTCGCACTGCTCGGAGAAGTTCCGCACGAGCGTGTTGCGCGTGCTGCCGCGGACGGCGGCGATCGCCGGGTAGATCTGCCCGTGCGCCATCCGCAGCCGGGCGACGGCCGTCCGGTCGTAGTCGTTCCCCGACTTGCCGGTGATCTCCGACATCCAGCTCTGCTGGTCCGGGGTGGGCCGGCTCGGCAGCGCGACGTTCAGCTTCGCGGCGACCGCGCGGTCCAGCGCGTCCAGCCGGACGTGCTGGCGCGCGATCTCGCCGAGGTTGCGGCGGGTCGCGGCCCGCGCGGCGCGGCGCTCGGCCTCCCGGCCGACGGGGATCTCCCACAGCCCCGCCTGACGGACCTTCACGACGAGGTCGCGGTCGGCGGGGCCGAGCGGCCCCCACGGGGTGTCGACGGTGGACTGGGCCGCGGCCTGGGCGTTCGCCTGCGGCGCCACGGCGCCGCCGTCGGCCGCCTGGCGGCCGATCGGCGCGCAGGCGCCGAGCAGCAGGGCCGCGGCGAGGCCGCACGCCGCGGCGGCGACCGGTCGGGGTTCTCGCATCCGCCGCCGCCTTTCGGTCGAGGGGGAAGGGGCGTCGATGCGCAGTACGCGCGTCCGGGCGGGAAGGTTCGGCCGGGCTCGGACCGGTTCGGGCCGGGCTCAGGTCCAGCCGAGCTGGGCCAGGGAGGTGACCGGCGGTTCGCCGCCCGCGTCGGTGAAGGCGCGCAGGGCGTCGACGAGGGCGCGCCGCTGCCCGGCCGGCATCCGGGCCACCACCGCGGCGATGTCGGCGCGGCGGCGGGCGGTCACGTCGTCGACGATGCCGCGCCCGGCCGGGGTGAGCTGGATGCGGACCTCCCGGCCGCTGTCGGGGCTGGCCTGGCGGTCCACCAGCCCGGCGGCGGCCAGCCGGTCCACCATCCGCATCGCGGTCGAGGGATTGACCTCCAGGAGCCCGGCGAGCGTCACGAGCTTGGCGGGCCCCTGCGAGGACAGCACCACCAGGAGCCGGAACTGCGGCAGCGTGACGGCGCCCTCCACCGCGGCCAGCGAGCGCGCCGAGACCGCCACCAGCAGGCGGGACGCGGTCAGCAGCGCCGAGGTCACCGCGTCGACGCCGTCGTCGTACCGCTCGTTCATGACGACTTTCTACAGGGACCCGTCCCGCGTCCGCGAGCGCCGCCGCGGACCGGGCCGCCACCGGTCACCGGCCGTCCCCGTCCGGGAGGAGGCCGGCGAGGAGTTCGGCGAGATGGCGTGGCCGGGCGGCGGTCCCCGACTCGATCTGCGTCCGGCAGGAGAACCCGTCGGCGAGGACGACCGTCCCCGGCCCGGCGTCCCGCACCGCGGGCCACACGCCCTGCTCGGCGATGGCGGCCGACACCTCGTGGTGGCCCGCCTCGAAGCCGAAGTTCCCGGCGAGGCCGCAGCACCCGACGTCGAGCGTCCGCACGTCGACCCCGGCGCGCGCCAGCACGCGCCGGTCGGCGTCGAACCCCATGACGGCGTGCTGGTGGCAGTGCGGCTGGGCGATCGCGCGGACCTTCGGCCGGTCGAGCCCGGCGACGACGTCGTGGGACGCGCCCGGCGAGGCGCCACCGGACTCCTCCTGGTGCTCGTCGAGGAGCTCGGCGAGGGTCCGGGTCTGGTCGCGGAGCCGCTTGACGTCGTCCTCCAGCGCGTCGCCCTCCATCAGCTCGGGGGCGTCGGCGCGGAACACCGCGGTGCAGCTCGGCTCCAGCCCGACCACGGGGACGCCGTCGCGCAGCCGCGGCGCGAGGGCCCGGACGGTGCGGCGCAGCACGCGGGCGGCCGTGCCGAGCTGCCCCGTGGAGATCCAGGTCAGGCCGCAGCACAGCGGCACCGGCGGGACCTCGACCCGGTGGCCGGTCGCCTCCAGGACGCGGACCGCGGCCTTGCCGATGTGCGGGTGGAAGTTGTCGGTGAACGTGTCGGGCCACAGCACGACCCGCCGCCCGCCGCCGCGCGGGGGCCGGCGCCTGAACCAGTCGGTGAACCGCTCGCCGGCGAAGCGGGGCATGTCGCGGCGCGGGTCGATGCCGCCGATCCGCTTGGCGACCCGGTCCAGGACGGGGGCATGCAGTGCGGCGTTGGCGGCGCCGGGCGCCAGCGCGGCGATCCGCGCCCACAGCGGCAGCCAGCCCATGGTGTAGTGCGCGGGCGGACGGATGCGGCCCCGGTAGTGGTGGGAGAGGAACTCGGCCTTGTAGGTGGCCATGTCCACGTTGACGGGGCAGTCGCTGCGGCATCCCTTGCAGGCCAGGCACAGGTCGAGGGCGTCGCGGACGTCCCGCGACCGCCATCCGTCGGTGATGACGACGGCGCCGCCCGGCCCCGGCACCGCCGGGTTCGGCGTGCCGCCGCGCGGCATCCCGCGCATCATCTCCATCAGCAGCCGGGCCCGGCCCCGGGTGGAGTGCTCCTCCTCCCCCGTCACCCGGTAGCTCGGGCACATGACGCCGCCCGAGGACGCCCGGCACTTGCCGATCCCTACGCAGCGGGCCGCGGCGTGGGTGAAGCGGTGGTCGTCGTCGGGGAAGGAGAACCGGGTCCGCGGCTCGGCCGGGTCGTAGCCGAGGTGGTCGAGGTTCTCGTCCAGCCGGGACGGGTGGACGATCTTGCCGGGGTTCATCCGGTTCCCCGGGTCGAAGACCGCCTTGAACCGCTCGAACAGCCGGACCACCTCGTCCCCGAACATGATCGGCAGCAGCTCGCCGCGGGCCTGGCCGTCGCCGTGCTCGCCCGACAGCGACCCGCCGTGGTCCGCGACGAGGCGGGCGGCGCGCTCGATGAAGCGCCGGTACCCGCCGGTGCCGCGCTCGTCCTCCAGGTCGAACGGGATACGGGTGTGCACGCAGCCCTGCCCGAAGTGCCCGTAGAGCGAGACGGGGCCATAGCCGAACTCGTCGACGAGGGCGCGGAAGTCGCGCAGGTAGCCGCCGAGCCGGTCGGGCGGGACGGCGGCGTCCTCCCAGCCCTCGTGGGTGTCGGGCCGTCCCGGCGGGTAGGCGGTCGCGCCGAGCCCGGCCTCGCGCACCTTCCAGAGCAGCTCCTCCTCGTGCGGGTCGCGCACGAAGGTGCAGCGCGGCGGGTTCGGCCCGTTCTCCAGGTCCTCGATGAGCGAGCGGGCCCTGCCGTCGGCCTCGTCCTTGGTGTCGCCGCCGAAGCGGACCATGAGCCAGCCCCCTCCCTCCGGCATGTCCTCCACCGCGCGGGGCCCGGCGAGATGGTCGCGGCGGGCCAGGTCGAGGAGCCGCTCGTCCATGCCCTCCAGCGCGAGCGGGCGCGAGGGCAGGACGCGCGGCACGGCGTCGCCGGCCTCCGCGATGCCGTCGTAGCCGAGGACGGCGAGCGACTCGAAGGCCGGGATTGGCACCAGGCGTATCTCCGCGCGCAGCACGGCGACGAGCGTGCCCTCCGACCCGACGAGGGCGCGTGCCACGTCGAAGCCCTTCTCGGGCAGCAGCGAGTCCAGGTTGTAGCCGGACACGCGGCGCGGGATGCCGGGGTAGCGGGTGCGGATCAGCTCCATGCCGTCGTCGCGCAGGTCGCGCAGCGCGCGGTAGATCTCGGCGCGCCGGCCGCCCTCGTCCTGGATCCGCTCGTACTCCTCCTCGGAGGTCTCCCCGACCCACATCCGCAGCCCGTCGTAGGTCAGCACCTCCAGCCGCAGGACGGAGTCGACCATCTTCCCGTACGCCTGCGCCGACGCGCCGCACGAGTTGTTGCCGATCATCCCGCCGATCGTGCAGGTGTCGTGGGTGGACGGCTTGGGCCCCACCATCAGCCGGTGCCGCGACAGCCGCTCGTTCAGGTCGTCCAGGCACGCGCCGGGCTCGACCACGGCGCGGCGCGCCCGCGGGTCGACCGACACCAGCGCGCGGCAGTACTTGGACCAGTCGACGACCACCGCGTCGTTGACGCACTGCCCGGCCAGGCTCGTCCCGCCGCCGCGGGACAGGATCGGGACGTCGTGCTCGGCGCAGACCCGGACGGCCTCCGCGCCGGCCTCGACCGTCCGCGGCACCACCACCCCGATGGGCGGCTGCTGGTAGTTGGACGAGTCGTGGGAGTAGGCGGCCCGGGAGCCGGGATCGAACCGGACCTCGCCGTCCACCCTCTCGCCGAGCGCGCGCCGCAGCGCGTCCCGCCCGCGGGACGCCGCGCCCGCTCGCCTCTGGTCCTGCCGTGTCCCCTTCGCCGAAACAGCCATGTCAAGACGACTAACCGCCAGGGCCCGCTTCAATCGCCCGGCCTGCCGTCCGTCCGGCCCGAGCGCCGTCCCGCGGTCATCCCGCGGTCATCCGGCGAGGCGCCAGGCGGTCTCCAGCAGGAGGGCGTGCACGAACGCCTGGGGCATGTTGCCGCGCAGCTGCCGCTGCCCGACGTCGTACTCCTCGGAGAACAGGCCGCTGGTCGCGCAGCCCGACCGGGTCCGCTCGAAGGCGGCGAGGGCCCGGGCGGTGTCGCCCTGGCGGTCCTCGGCGAGGGCGAGGAAGAAGCCGCAGAGGATGAAGGCGCCCTCGGCCACGCCGAGGGGCTCGTCCCCCGCCCGGTAGCGGTAGACGAACCCCTCCTCGACGAGGTCCTCGCGCACGGCCCGCAGCGTCGCGGCGGTGCGGGGGTCCTCGCTCGGGAGCGCGCCCCGCAGCGGCGGGATGAGCAGCGCCGCGTCCACGCGGTCGTCGCCGGGCGCGCGCCTCCACCGGCCCTCGGGGGTGAGCGAGGTCCGGGACGTCTCGGCGAGGATGGCGTCGGCGAGCGAGGTCCACCGGGCCGCCTCGGCGGGGCCCGCCAGCGTCCGGGCCGCCTGGCGCAGGCCGGCGACGCAGGTCAGGCGCGAATGCGTCCACAGGTCGTCGTGGATCTCCCAGATCCCCGCCTCGGGCCGGGTCCAGCTGCGCGCGACCGCGCCGACCGCGACGCGGGCGGCCTCCACCGCCTCCGGGAGCCGGCGGTCGTGCTCGGCGGCGGCCGACAGCAGCAGCAGCGCCTCCCCCAGCGCGTCCAGCTGGAACTGGTCGCCGGCCCTGTTCCCGACGACCGCCCGGGCGCCCGGGTAGCCGGGCAGGCCGCTGGAGCTCTCGGCCGGCACCTGCCCGCCGGTGACGGTGTAGGCGGGCCTCAGCCGCTCCCCGTCGGCGAGGACGCGGGCGGACACGAACTCCACGGCGGCGCGCAGCAGGCGGGGCGGCCCGCCGTGGAGGGCGACGGCGCGCCCGGCGAAGCACTGGTCGCGGATCCAGGCGTAGCGGTAGTCGAAGTTGCGGCCCTCGTCCGCGCGTTCCGGAAGCGCCGTCGTGGCGGCGGCGACCATCCCACCGCCGGAGGCGGTGAGGCCCGTCAGGACGGAGTAGGCGAGGCGGGCGTCGCGCGGGGCGAGGGTGTCGCGGCAGTCCGGCACGGCCTCGCGCCAGTCCCGCTCGGTGGCCTCCCACAGCTCCGCGGCGTCCAGCGGGCCGCGGCCCCCGCCCTCGGCGATCTCCAGGACCAGGTCGCGGGTCTCCCCCTCGTCCAGGTCGAAGGCGAGGTCAAGGACGGGCCCGCCGCCGTCGCCGTCGCGCACGACGGCCTCGTCCGCGCCGCGCCAGCGCAGCGACGCGCCGCCGCCGCGGGCCGTCCACTCCGGGCCGTCGCGGCGCACGTCCCGCATCCGGGGAGCGCCGTGACCGGTGCGGACGTCCAGCAGGGCCCGGACGCGGGAGCGGCCGCGGACGGCACGGCACCTGCGCAGGATGACCGCGCGGCCGGGCGCCGCCGGCCGCGCGAGGGCCTCGCGGCACTCCAGGATCGCGCCGTCGCCGGTCACCCACCGGCTGTGCCAGATGAGCCCGCGGTCCTCGTAGTAGCCGCCCCAGACCCACCGCCCGGGACCGGGCTGGACCACGTAGGCGCCGGGGCCGCCGAGCAGGCCCGCGAAGGCGGGCGGCGAGTCCCAGACCGGGAAGCACATCCACGCGTACTCCCCGTGCGGGCCCACGAGCGCGCCGCGTTCGCCGTCGGCGATGAGGGCGTAGTCGCGGAGGGCCTTCGGGCCGGAGTCCTTTGCTCCGAAGTCGTCCTGCATGCCCTCCCACTACCCGGGAGACCGCCGTTACTCGGAGCCGGGCAGAGGGACGCTCCTTCCGACCGCCCCACCGGCCCCGGGCCGTCCGGACCGCCTCGCAGACGGCCCAGACTGCCCGACGACCGGCCAGGGCCTGTCTCGAAGTGGCTCCGGCCATGCGCGCGAACGCGTGACCTGGCCGGTGCCGCGAAGCCGGAGGCGAGCGGCACCGGCCAGATCGCGAAGCGATGCCGCGTTCGCCCGGCCCCGGTCACGCAGCGAGCCGCCAGGCGAGCGAAGTGGGCCGGGACTGAACCAACACGCCTAGGCGTCCCGGCGCTTGAGCAGGACGGCGGCGATGGCGAGCAGCACTCCGGTCCAGAGGGCGAAGACGCCGTACCCCTGCCAGGGGGTCAGCAGGTCGTTCTCCCCCTGGGTGGACTTGGCGATCAGCTGACCCGCCTGGGACGGCAGGTAGGCGCTGACGTGGTCGCCGATGCTGCCGGGCAGCAGCGTGGCGAGCGGCGTCAGCACCAGCACGAACCCGATGACGCCGGTGATGCCTCCGGCGGTGTGCCGCACGATGGCGCCGATCGCCAGGGCGAAGAGCCCGAGCATCGCCAGGTACAGGCCGCCGCCGATGACGGCGCGCAGCACGCCCTCGTCGCTCAGCGACACCTGTGCCTTGTCCCCGATGAGCGCCGAGCCGATGAAGAACGAGACGAACGACACCACGACGCCGAGGACGAAGACGACCGCACCGAACACCAGGGCCTTCGCCCACAGAACGGGCAGCCGCTTCGGCACCGCGAGCAGGCTCGCGCGGATCATGCCGGTCGAGTACTCCGACGCGATCACCAGCACGCCGAGCACGCAGATGGTCAGCTGGCCGAGGAAGAAGCCGCTGCCGAGGATGAAGCCGGTCGGGTCGGCGACGACGGAGGCGCGGTCGGCGGGGTTGGTGTTGTCCCACTGCGCGACGGTGACGCCGACCAGCAGCGCGGTGAATCCGAGGTCCACGACGACGAGCAGGATCAGCGTCCACAGCGTGGACCGCACGGTGCGGATCTTCGTCCACTCCGAGAGCAGGAGGCGCCCGAAGCCGGGACGGGGGTGGGCCGCGGGATCCGCGGCGGGCGTGGCGGTGGCCGTGGTCATCGGTTCTCCCCCTCCTCGGCGAGGACGGCACTCGGCGCGGGGACGGCCGCCGGCGCGGGCTCGCCGGCTCCGCCGTACTCGACGCTGTCGCGGGTCAGTTCCATGAACGCCGACTCCAGCGAGCCGCGGGTCGGGGTGAGCTCGTGCAGCACGATGCCCTCGGCCGCGGCGAGCTCCCCGACGCGGGGCGCCTCCATGTGGGAGACGTTGAGCAGCCCCTCCTCCTGCACGGACGCCTTGCCCCCCTCGGCGGTGACGAGGTCGGCGAGGCGGGCCGCGTCCGGGCTGCGGACGATCACCGCCTTCTCGGTGCTGCGCTCGATGAACTCCTCGGTGGAGCAGTCCGCGATCAGCCGGCCGCGGCCGACGACGATGAGGTGCTCGGCGGTGACGGCCATCTCGTTCATCAGGTGGCTGGAGACGAACACCGTGCGCCCCTCGGCGGCGAGCCTCTGCATGAGCGTGCGGATCCAGACGATGCCCTCCGGATCGAGGCCGTTGACGGGCTCGTCCAAGACGAGCACGGACGGGTCGCCGAGCAGCGCGGCGGCGATGCCGAGCCGCTGCCCCATACCCAGCGAGAAGCCGCCGGCGCGTTTGCGGGCGACGCCGCCGAGGCCGACGAGCTCGACCACCTCGTCGACGCGCTTCTTGCCGATGCCCTGCGTCTGGGCGAGGCACAGCAGGTGGTTGTAGGCGCTGCGGCCGGTGTGGACGGCCCGCGCCTCCAGCAGCGCCCCGACGACGCGCATCGGCGCGTTCAGGTCGCGGTAGTGGCGGCCGTGGATCCGGGCGTCCCCGCGGTCGGGGCGGTCCAGGCCGAGCAGCAGCCGCATGGTGGTCGACTTCCCGGCGCCGTTGGGGCCGAGGAACCCGGTGACCCGCCCGGGGACCACCGTGAACGACAGGTCGTCCACGGCCGTCCTGTCGCCGTAGCGCTTGGTGAGGTTCTCCGCCTCGATCATGCCTCTCCCGGCGTCTCTCGGTAGTGGTTCGGTGACCGGAATCACACTAGTGCCCCGGGGCACCGACCGGATCCTCCGCAGTGCGGATCATTTGGCGCCCGGCGGCGGGGCGCGGCACCGCGGCACCCTTATTGACCGTCTGCCAATAGGTGCGCGAGGATGGCCGGGCACGATCCGACCGCCGGGAGGCGCCGTGACCGCCCCGTCCCAGATCACGCCCGAAAGCCTCGCCGACCGCGACGTGCTGCGGACCCTCGCCGCCGAGCCGCTGGTCGGCCTCGCGGCCGGCCGGGCCCTGCTCATGCAGCTCGCCCACCCGGCCGTGGCGCGCGGCGTCGCCGAGCACAGCGACTTCGCCGAGCGCCCCCTGGCCCGGCTGTTCGGCACCCTCGACTTCCTGCTGATCGTCACCTTCGGCACGCCGGAGCAGGTGGCGCGCATCGCGGCGAAGGTCCGCGGCATCCACACCACCGTGCGCGGCGAGGACTACTCCGGCAACGACCCGGACCTCCAGCTCTGGGTCAACGCGACCCTCATCGACTCGGCCCTGCACGTCTACGAGCACGTCATACGGGGCGGCGACCCCGCCCTGGCCGAGGCCTACTACCGGCAGGCGCGGGTCGTCGCCGAGGTCCTCGGCTGCCCCTTGGAGTCGCAGCCTCCCGACCTCGCCGCGTTCCGCGCGTACATGGCCGCCACGCTCGCCGCCCTGAAGGTCACCGGCACCGCCCGCGAGGTCGCCGCCGCCGTCCTGTGGCCCCGCCGCCTGCGCACCCTGGCGCCCGCACTCGCCGTCTTCCGGCTCCTCACGGCCGCGCTCCTGCCGGACGAGCTGCGGGACCAGTTCGGCCTGCCGTGGACCCCGGCACGCCGCCGGACGGCCGGCGCGCTCCTGCGGACGGCCCGCCTCGGCCGCCGCCTGACCCCCGCCCCGCTGAGGCGCCCGCCGGAGCCCCTGCTGGTCCGGCTGGCCGCCTACCGCGTGAACCGGACGCTCTCGGCCCGCCGGGCGCGGCGCCGGGCCGCCTAGGCGACGGACGAGTAGGCGACCACGCCGCGGCGCATGGCGTCCATGGCGCGGCGGGCGGTCCTGCGGAGGTGGCTGTTGGCGGGCGCGGCGTCGGTGACCTGGCCGAGAAGGTCGAGGAGCTGCTTGACGGCCCGGACGAAGTCGCCCGCGGTGAGGTCGCTCTCCATCAGCACCTCGTCGAGCTCGTCGCCCTTGGCCCACCGGTAGGCGGTCCACGCGAAGCCGAGGTCGGGCTCGCGCAGGAACGAGACGCGGTTGTCGCGCTCGACGCCCTCCAGCTGGCCCCAGAGCCGCACCATGGCGGCCAGCGCCTCCTGCGCCGGGCCCGGGGGCGTGCGGGGCGGCGTGGCGTCGTCGGGCTGCCGCGACTCGTAGACGAGGGCGGACACGCACGCGGCCAGCTCGGCCGGGCCGAGCTTCTCCCACAGGCCCTCGCGCAGGCTCTCGGCGGTGAGCAGGTCCAGCTCGTTGTAGATGCGGCCGAGGCGGCGGCCCTCGGCGGTGACGGAGTCGCCGTCGAGGTAGCCGAGCTGCTGCAGGACGGCGCAGACGCGGTCGAACGTGCGGGCGATGACCTGCGAGCGGCCCTCCACGCGGCGCCGCAGCTGCTCGGTCTCGCGGTCCAGGCGGTGGTAGCGCTCGGCCCAGCGGGCGTGGTCCTCGCGCTTGTCGCAGCCGTGCACCGGATGCGCGCGCAGCTCGGCGCGCAGCCGGGTGATCTCGGCGTCGTCGGCGGCGGGCGAGTCGCCGCGCGAGCGTTTGCGCTCGCGCGCGTCGTCGGGCACCTTGTTGCGCAGCGTGGACGCCAGGTCGCGGCGGTCCTGCGGGTTGCGGGGGCTGAAGGACTTCGGGACGCGGATCCGCTCGACGGGCTCGACGGCGCGCGGGAAGTCCTGGATCGACAGCCGCTGCACGGACCGGTTCACGGTCAGCACGAGCGGCGCGGGCCCGTCGGAGCGGCGGCCGACGCCCGGGTCCAGGACGACCGCCAGGCCCGAGCGCCGCCCGGACGGGACGAGGATGACGTCGCCCGGACGCAGCCGCTCCAGGGACCGGGCCGCCTCCGCGCGGCGCGCTCCGGCGCGCTCGCGCGACAGCTCGGACTCGCGGTCCGACAGGCTCCGCCGCATCGCGGCGTACTCCATGAAGTCGCCGAGATGGCACTCGGCGGCCTTGGCGTAGCCCTGGAGGGCCTCCTCGTTCTTGTGCACCTGCCGGGCCAGGCCGACGACGGCGCGGTCGGCCTGGAACTGCGCGAACGACTCCTCCAGGAGCGTGCGGGCCCGTTCGAGGCCGACGGCCCCGACGAGGTTGACGGCCATGTTGTAGGACGGCCGGAAGCTGGAGTTCAGCGGGTAGGTGCGGGTGCCGGCCAGCCCGGCCACCGACGCGGGCTCGACGCTCGGGCCCCACACCACGACGGCGTGGCCCTCGACGTCGATGCCGCGCCGCCCGGCGCGCCCGGTCAGCTGGGTGTACTCGCCCGGGGTGAGGTCGACGTGGGCCTCGCCGTTCCACTTGTCCAGCTTCTCGATCACCACGGTGCGGGCGGGCATGTTGATGCCGAGCGCGAGCGTCTCGGTGGCGAACACCGCCTT encodes:
- a CDS encoding DEAD/DEAH box helicase, with translation MTTPDTTSAGQTPAQRYAAYRRRTAGHGPALLDFRTLYDFELDAFQLEACQALEDGSGVLVAAPTGSGKTVVGEFAVHLALTGGTKCFYTTPIKALSNQKYADLVRRYGPEKVGLLTGDNSVNGEAPIVVMTTEVLRNMLYAGSQTLAGLAFVVMDEVHYLADRFRGAVWEEVIIHVPDSVRIVALSATVSNAEEFGEWLHEVRGDTAVIVDEHRPVPLFQHMLVGTRLYDLFVDTGKGGDRARLNPQLTRMAVEEVRRAKVNQGRRTGRRRAPRPQRFRPPPRPEVIERLDRAGLLPAITFIFSRAGCDAAVLQCLHAGIRLTSKEEAEEIRAHAELRTADIAPEDLRILGYGDFREALERGVAAHHAGMLPTFKEIVEELFTRGMIKAVFATETLALGINMPARTVVIEKLDKWNGEAHVDLTPGEYTQLTGRAGRRGIDVEGHAVVVWGPSVEPASVAGLAGTRTYPLNSSFRPSYNMAVNLVGAVGLERARTLLEESFAQFQADRAVVGLARQVHKNEEALQGYAKAAECHLGDFMEYAAMRRSLSDRESELSRERAGARRAEAARSLERLRPGDVILVPSGRRSGLAVVLDPGVGRRSDGPAPLVLTVNRSVQRLSIQDFPRAVEPVERIRVPKSFSPRNPQDRRDLASTLRNKVPDDARERKRSRGDSPAADDAEITRLRAELRAHPVHGCDKREDHARWAERYHRLDRETEQLRRRVEGRSQVIARTFDRVCAVLQQLGYLDGDSVTAEGRRLGRIYNELDLLTAESLREGLWEKLGPAELAACVSALVYESRQPDDATPPRTPPGPAQEALAAMVRLWGQLEGVERDNRVSFLREPDLGFAWTAYRWAKGDELDEVLMESDLTAGDFVRAVKQLLDLLGQVTDAAPANSHLRRTARRAMDAMRRGVVAYSSVA
- a CDS encoding oxygenase MpaB family protein, which produces MTAPSQITPESLADRDVLRTLAAEPLVGLAAGRALLMQLAHPAVARGVAEHSDFAERPLARLFGTLDFLLIVTFGTPEQVARIAAKVRGIHTTVRGEDYSGNDPDLQLWVNATLIDSALHVYEHVIRGGDPALAEAYYRQARVVAEVLGCPLESQPPDLAAFRAYMAATLAALKVTGTAREVAAAVLWPRRLRTLAPALAVFRLLTAALLPDELRDQFGLPWTPARRRTAGALLRTARLGRRLTPAPLRRPPEPLLVRLAAYRVNRTLSARRARRRAA